DNA from Polaribacter sp. NJDZ03:
CACTAACATAAGTAGATACATCAATAGGGGTAAGGTTGTCGATTATTAAAGGGCTGCAAACTGCCAATGATTGTGTAAAGGATACTGATGTTGCAGATGTTGTTGAGCTTGGGTTTAAACCAACTGAAAGATGTGCAAATTGACCACCACCACCAGACCAAGTCATGGTGCTATTAGCTGGTGCTGTTGCTGTACTTGCTGCACCAATTAAAAGATTGTTATCTGGACCTAAATCCCACTGTTTTGTTTGTCCCGTTCCAACAGATTGAGTATGATTACTAAAATTTCTTTCCCAAACAATAGCGTCAAACACCATTCCGTTTGCTGGTACATTAATAGATTGTGAAAAAGAGTTACCGCTTCCATATCTATTGGAAGAAGATCTTATAGGATTGTTAAGATTTACATCATTAAAACTAATAGCTCCGGCAGACATTTTTAGACTTCCACCTTCATCGACATTAAAAGCTACTTTATGGGGTCCTATTGCAGGGTTTTTAACGGCCCATATTTCAACAAAATAATTATCATAATTAACATAATTTAAACCTAAACGAGTCATAGATACTCCATTATAAGTCATGGAAGTAATGTTTGAGTGTGAACTTTGAGAATTCCAAGTTTTACCTTCATAAGATGCAGCAACAATTAAATATTGGTTTGCAGCCGTTGTATTATGTGTAAAAGAATGACTTGTTTTAGAGTTAGTAGCATTTATATATGTTGTTTTATTAGCTACAGAAACAGGGGGTGCAGTTTGAGAAATAGTAGCACTTGATGCCGTCGTTAAATCGTTTGTAGCTACAGGGTCTATTCTATCTAATGCATTTGTATTAGTAAGATAGAGTTGTTTTGTAACTGTAGTTTGAGAGATCGATGCTGCAGTATACGCTGTTTTATAGCCCAAAAAGTTTACAGAAGGATTAAAATGGGGGGCTACCGTAGATGGTTCACTCCTATATATAAGAGGAGTCGTTGAGGTAGAAGATGTGATTTTTTCTACTTCAGAAAAATTAGTGTCTATTTCTGTTTTTCCTTTTACGTGATGAGGATGTCTAAGTTTAATACTATTTGGTGTGGCTGTTGTTTGTGCAGTTGTATTTTGTAAAGCCAATAGAGCAAACATTAAAAAAGTATGTAGCATAAACTTATAGATGCTGAATTTAGTAGTAACTTTTAAAGAAATACTAGTTTTGTTAAAATAAAGCTGTTTCATAATTTTTTTTATATTAATCACACTAAAAATGCTCATATTATATAACTATGAACATAAAATTTATTTTCGCACGTTTAACTTAACCATAACTAAATTCTATAGGAATATGGATAGGTTTCACATAACTGTATTACACCATTTTTTAAAGGTGTGTTTTTTGTGGGGGAAAAAAATGTAGGGGTTTTTCTATATAATAAATAAATAGAAGTGCGAAATTATATATAGTATTTTAAATAGAAATTAATTTTAAAAAGTATTTTATTAAAACTTCTTTCATATCACTACGCACTTACTACTCATTTAGTGTTTTCTTATTGATATTGGTGTTTTTATTGTGTTTATTTGTAGAGTGTAGTACTCAATTTATTTTAATAATTAATTATTAAAATTGATCTTTTAGAATATTTTAAAAATTAAAATTGATCTTTTTTTTAGATGAATTTTAATAAATAAGCAGAGTCTTTTTTTAGCTTTTGAATTGCTTTTTTGTGTTACGAGAAATTGCAGTGATTGCAGTTATTTTGACTTTGATTTGAAGGACTATATTTTGAGGAATAAAGAATAATTTTTTAACTATGAAAGCGCTTAAAAAAGAATAAGGAATAGTCTTTTGAATAATTGTTTGTGTATTTAATGTTTTGCTAAGGTTATGTTTATGTTTTTTGATTAAATATTAGATATTTAATAGGTTAAAGTTTGTTTTTATGAAAAAAAATATATATTATTGATATGTCTAATCAAATTTACTAAATTAGTCTTTAGAGGTTTATGTAAGATATTTTAAGATAATTGCTATGTTATTTTACTAAAATAAGAACAAACATCATTGTGTAGTTATTTTAGGTAAGAATTATATTTTAACCTTAAGTAATGGTATAAATAAGTTTATGAATTTTTTAATCCCCCGTAAAAATGAAAAGAAAAACAACTCAAAAATGGTTTACCCTTTTATTCGTTTTAAGTATTTTAAATACTTTTGCAGAGAATAATAAACAGGTGAAAAGGCTTACTAACAAGTCTACAACGACTAAAACAACACTTACTGTTGATATTCTTGGTAAACCTCCGGAGAACCAAGTAGTATCTTTTATTAATAATCACACTTTTCTTAAGTTTGGTTATGATAGCAAGTAGCAAATGCCCTTCTATTGTAGGTCAATAAGACAATGCATAGAGTGCTATAGTTACTATAATAGGTAATTTACAAGTGTTTAAAAAGTTTTAGTACTTATAAGATACTTACTCAATTATTTATTAAAATTCAAATAACATAATCGTTAGAATAATTATTCTCAGGATAAAATTATAGGTATATAATTTTAATCTAGAGGAACAATATACAAAAGTTTATAATTTTTTAATTCCCCGAAAAATGAAAACCAAAACAACTCAAAAATGGTTCACCTTTTTATTCATTTTAAGCATCATAAATGTTTATGCTACCAATGATAAAGGTTTAAAAGGTCTTACAGATGATAAGGCAAAAACAACAAAAACTCTTGCAGTAAATACCATTATAGATCTGCCTAAAAATGTAATTGTACCTTTAGTTAATGGTACTGGAAATTTTAGTGGGGTAACTGCAGATGGTTCCGGAACTTCTTGCATACCAGCAACTTTTGTAACACCAGAAATATGTACACATGACTGGACTGGAGATGGAGCAGATGCTGTAGATAATAATACAACTACTAATTCTACTTCTACATTAGCGACTGTATTAGGAACTAATACATTAACAATTACAGCACCTTCTGCATTAGGAGATTTTCCTGCAGGAACTTATGCTGGTTTTAATATTGGAACATCAGTAGGTGTGGGGAGTACAATACAAATTAAATTATATAAGGATGGTAACTCATCAGCAGTAGCTACTTATACTCCTTCGAGTGATGTATTATCACTTAATTTAGGTTTTGGTTCAAGTGCAAATATTGGTTTTGTATCTCCAGTTGCTTTTGATGAAATGAGAATTTCTGTAGGTGGTTTGGTTACAACTTTAGTTGTGAACTATCCGTTTGTGAAAATTTATAAAGACACAAGTAGTGCTTTATCTTGTAATACAATGTCTGAAGTTTCTGTAGGAAAAGGTTATGCTATGGAAGTAGATGATGTTGGTCAGGTTGGTGTTAGTCTTAATCTTCTAGGTACAACAGGTATTAACCCAGAAAATGTATTAGATGGTAACGCTAGCACTCATGCTAATTTAACAGGAGGTGTACTTTCTGTAGGAGTATTAAGAACGGTATATTTATCAGTAAAAAAACAAAGAGATTTTCAAACTAGTGCAGTAGTTCCTTTTGCAGGAGGTACTTATGCAGGTTTTAATATAACTACAAATGCTGCTGTGGATTTAAGTGTGTTAAGTACATTAAAAATTACCACTTATTTAGGTAATGTAGAACAACAGTCTATAAATATTACTGATGCTCTTGTGGGACTTCCGCTTTTAACAAGTGCTACAAGAAATGTAGGTTTTGTAACAGATGTAACTAAGCCTTATGATGAAATTAAAATTGAGCTTTCAGATACCGTTGGTGTTAGTTTAGGTGATTTTAATGTAAATTATCCTGTTATAAAAGAATATTGTAGTAATACAGATACTTTAGATTGTAATACGCAAGTAGCTTTGACAAATACAGATTATCCGGTAGAAATTAAGACAGTAGGTACTGGTTTAGTAAGCGCAGGTGTTAATATAGGTGGTTTGGAGAATATTATAAATTCAGACACAGAAGATTATGCAGAATTAGGTTTAAATATAGATCTTTTAGGAGCTTTAGAAATTGGTGTTTACGATGTTTTAGACAATTATGTAGCTACAACAACGAACCCTTATTATGTAGGATTTGTAATAGAATCAGAATCTCTTGTAGCAATAGATGTATTAAGTAATACCACTATTTCTACTTATTTAAATGGAACTTTGGTAGAGTCTAAGTCTGGAGGTCCTCTTTTAGTAGGTGCTCCTTTGTTAGCTTCAGAAAACAAACAAACTATTGGTTTTTCTGCTACACAAACTTTTGATGAGGTTCGTATTAAATTTGCAGCGCCATTAGCAGCAGTTAATTTAGGTACCATTAAAATTTACAATAGCTTTATTCAAAAAATGTGTTCAACAACTTTAGAGTGTAATACTTCTTACGCTTTAAACGCACCAACGTTTTCTACCTATATAGATTTTAAACAAACAGGTGTTTCAGGATTAGCGTGTGTAGGTTGTAGTGTTGCTAATGCAGATAACGTAATAACAAGTGACGATACAGATTATGCAACAATTAATATTTTAGCAAGTGTTGGTGGATCAGCTAGTTTAGCAGTAAGGGATGCAACGAATAGTTTTCCTGCAGGATCATATGCTGGTTTCTCACTAAATTTTAATGATGCTTTAGTAAGCTTAAGTATTTTACAAAATAGTTTAACGATTACTACTTTAAGTGCTACTGGAGTAGAGTTGGAGTCTAGTACCGCAGGTAACTTAATCGGGTTAGAGTTGTTAACAAATATTATTGGGGTATCTGGTTCTGGAGATCTTAATCTTGGCTTTAAAACGACGCAGGCTTATTCAGGAATAAAAATTTCTGCTTCAGCATTGGTAGGTGTTTCTTTAGATAATGAAATTAAAGTTTTTGGAGCTTTCGTAGATACAAGAGGAGCTACAGAAGGAAGTTTTGCTAGTTGTTTAGTCGATACAGATAATGATGGAATTGATGATAGTTTAGATATTGATGATGATAATGATGGTATTATAGATATTATAGAGAATGGTAATTGTCCGATTGAAGATAAAGTAGAAATTGTAGAATTGTATAGTGAAGACTTTGGTACAGGTACCGGAAGATCAGATAATCCTTATATTTTAAATCATTTTTATGACACTGGGGGAGCTATTCCAGATGGTTCTTATGCTGTTGTATCTTCATTAAATTCTGGTTTAGGGCATTACAACCGTACAGATCAAAATGGAAATTTAGATGCAAATATAGATGAGTTTAATGGTCCTACAGGAGGTTCATCAAGCGGTAGGTATTTGTCTATTAACATGATTAATGAAGGAAATAAGGAGTTTTATCGTCATACTCTTAATAATTTAGTTATTGGTGCAGATTATAGATTTCGTTTAGATATGTCTGGATTATGCAATGGATGTCCTGATACACCTATTTTTAGATTAGAAGTACAAGATAGTAGTGGAACAACTTTAAAAACTGCTTCTTCGGTAGGAGTAACTAATAATGATGAGTGGGAAAGGGTTATTTTAGATTTTACAGGTAGTACTGATGAGGTAGATATTGTAATTTATAATGATCAACCTAATGGTGGGGCAGGTAATGATGTTGGGGTAGATAATATTGTTTTTAGTGTTTTACAATGCCCTGCAGAATTTAATGATGAAGATAATGATGGTATTATAAATAGTTTAGACTTAGATTCTGATGGGGATGGGTGTCCAGATGTTATGGAGGCAGGCGTACCTGGTATTTTAAAAACGACAAATGTAACCAATGGTAACGGAACAGATGTTTCTGCAAATACTACAACAAGTGTGGCTAACTCAGTGATAGATATATCTATTACTGGTCAAGAAGTTGGTAGTAACGGTTTAGTAGCAAGTATAGAAACAGATGATACTGCAAGAGCAATTACCATTTATCCATCAACTTATATAACGTACGCCTTGGATAAAAGCATTAAAGCGTGCGGAACAGCAATGATTACGCAAGTATATCAAACAGCTGCAGAACGATGGATAGAAGTAACAAATATTGATCTTATTAATAGCGTTGCTCCAAATACGGCAAATATTGCTTTCTTT
Protein-coding regions in this window:
- a CDS encoding T9SS type A sorting domain-containing protein, with product MKTKTTQKWFTFLFILSIINVYATNDKGLKGLTDDKAKTTKTLAVNTIIDLPKNVIVPLVNGTGNFSGVTADGSGTSCIPATFVTPEICTHDWTGDGADAVDNNTTTNSTSTLATVLGTNTLTITAPSALGDFPAGTYAGFNIGTSVGVGSTIQIKLYKDGNSSAVATYTPSSDVLSLNLGFGSSANIGFVSPVAFDEMRISVGGLVTTLVVNYPFVKIYKDTSSALSCNTMSEVSVGKGYAMEVDDVGQVGVSLNLLGTTGINPENVLDGNASTHANLTGGVLSVGVLRTVYLSVKKQRDFQTSAVVPFAGGTYAGFNITTNAAVDLSVLSTLKITTYLGNVEQQSINITDALVGLPLLTSATRNVGFVTDVTKPYDEIKIELSDTVGVSLGDFNVNYPVIKEYCSNTDTLDCNTQVALTNTDYPVEIKTVGTGLVSAGVNIGGLENIINSDTEDYAELGLNIDLLGALEIGVYDVLDNYVATTTNPYYVGFVIESESLVAIDVLSNTTISTYLNGTLVESKSGGPLLVGAPLLASENKQTIGFSATQTFDEVRIKFAAPLAAVNLGTIKIYNSFIQKMCSTTLECNTSYALNAPTFSTYIDFKQTGVSGLACVGCSVANADNVITSDDTDYATINILASVGGSASLAVRDATNSFPAGSYAGFSLNFNDALVSLSILQNSLTITTLSATGVELESSTAGNLIGLELLTNIIGVSGSGDLNLGFKTTQAYSGIKISASALVGVSLDNEIKVFGAFVDTRGATEGSFASCLVDTDNDGIDDSLDIDDDNDGIIDIIENGNCPIEDKVEIVELYSEDFGTGTGRSDNPYILNHFYDTGGAIPDGSYAVVSSLNSGLGHYNRTDQNGNLDANIDEFNGPTGGSSSGRYLSINMINEGNKEFYRHTLNNLVIGADYRFRLDMSGLCNGCPDTPIFRLEVQDSSGTTLKTASSVGVTNNDEWERVILDFTGSTDEVDIVIYNDQPNGGAGNDVGVDNIVFSVLQCPAEFNDEDNDGIINSLDLDSDGDGCPDVMEAGVPGILKTTNVTNGNGTDVSANTTTSVANSVIDISITGQEVGSNGLVASIETDDTARAITIYPSTYITYALDKSIKACGTAMITQVYQTAAERWIEVTNIDLINSVAPNTANIAFFKNTAAPLGIIPTEEVTNSSFIGPGESVLIASKTVANKLTTALEIINTAATDFSEADDIIALTKGTGLKAWNLRTDAIKDIVDNTSYVRIDNVSSPNRDVTPSEWVAFIDDNIITYTDLANDAADVNDERHAHAPLLSEITTTSVSEDANIKPGLHRFGLTDRISGDWSNGNPDRSREVKISENYNHGEKLSARKLEVTSGSVFSVTDHLLVVTNNIVLDGQIRLISADETNKAQLVQTHEGTRQITGSGKLLVDQKSMVPSMYRYNYMSSPVNTFGQTTYTIESVLKDGSNVLDATSTIGTQIAKDITFISGYNGTWSTDPISIADYWVYTYANGNGGRSNWEHKYKNEEISETDGFIFKGPDHEQNYTFVGTPKDGDMSTTVGANESYLVGNPFAGAISAKKFIEDNIDDATGSITGDLYFWEHAGEESGSGTAGHNFGGYIGGYAIRNISMGLSANQVMSNNGSESVISVVQAETCIPFDGAILYTDPVNIGVSGLRLTSFNEGFSYESSINADKIYFSYKSIGDIPISLQVNEGVVQELQLVSSGVDQYSEANFQADVKVGDIIKIKYSSQSTVGLYLDLFTLKGRVTTKGAPSLGDGNYHEPKAYIAMGQGFFVDGDSDGGTINFNNSQREYIKEGDESIFYKSNNDSKEKTITVNKLPVIKLGMDYVNEEGLGLHRQIGISFKHNNSFGYEKGYDAAMLDVGETDIYWKFPNNDDKYAITGVQAITDDLEVPLFVSLVKNGTVSIGVDEWEAINRDVFIKDKLTGKAYLINNGKFSLTLSAGNYTDRFFLTFKESDATVLDVSDNAIVLNKNITVFLDNTTQEIVINNNDNLQLKTVKLFNLLGQTIGQWNNLEQETKQQRLKTSKLSDAIYIINIETENGKVSKKVILD